The following DNA comes from Anaerostipes rhamnosivorans.
CGCTGCTCCCTGGATCGGTGAGGCTGCTTCAAACCCCATCTCTTTTACTGCTTTTAATATTTTATCGTCAATGTTTAATTCATCAAATCTTACTGCGTCCATAAATTCCTCTGTATCTTTCTCTTTCAATCAAAAATAATGCTCCGGGTTGTCAGGCATGCTGACAATCCAGAGCAACAACGTTATCCACTATAACATATTTTCCTATTCAACGTCAAGAAGACTATGCGATTGTCTCTCGACAATTAATGACGGCCGCAGCCGTGTTCCCCGCAGCTTCCATGTTGATGTTCTTCTCCGTGGTGGCTGCACATAACATTTTCGTCATAAGCAAGACAGCCTTTGAGCAGATCTTCCACTGCCTGGTCCGCATCACCGGAAACTCCTCCGTAAAAAGTGATTCCTGCCTCTTTCAGGGCTTCCTGTGCTCCGCCGCCGATGCCTCCGCAGATCAAGGTATCCGCTCCGTGTTCTTTTAGAAATCCAGACAAAGCACCGTGTCCGCTTCCATTTGTAGATACAATTTCACTGTTCTTTACTGTTCCGTCTGCCGTCTCATAAATTTTAAACTGCTCTGTGTGGCCAAAATGCTGAAAAATATCTCCGTTTTCATAAGTTACTGCAACTTTCATGTTATTTCTCCTTTTCTTTTTTACAGCAGTGTCTGCTGCATTCTTTTTTATTTTCAGAACACAGGGTGTAATCTCCCCCCTGTATCTTTAAAACCTTTCCGTGAACAAGAGCGTCCGCAAGTTTGGTCCTGGCGCATTCGTAGATACCTGTGACGGTTGTCCTGGCAATCCCCATCTGCACTGCACACTGCTCCTGCGTAAGCTTTTCCCAATCAATGAGTCTAATGGCTTCATATTCGTCAATACTCATCACGATCCTGCTCCCGCAGCAGTTCTCCCGGCCTCCCAGCGGCTCAAGCCCTTGGTTCTCCGGCATTGCGCAGACTCGTCTGCATTTTCTTGGTCTTGGCATCCATTCCCTCCTTTACCGAACTATTCTTGACATATGTCACTTATAATCATACCACATTAATGACATATGTCAAATAAAATCTTAACATTTTATAAATATAAGAAAAGTCCTTGAAATGGACATAGTGTAGTAGTAGTATATAAATACATCGAATATAGTTTTGATTACTACATATAATATTTTATGACCCAAGTATATATCGGAGGTTTACATTATGAAGTTTAGACTGAAAGATCCCGGAAGCGCTATCACACACTTTATCGGAATGGTTTTGTCCATTGTTGCAGGGATCCCCTTGATCATCAACAGCATTCCCACCCATAATACTGTCCGTATTGCCTCTCTGACAATTTTTGTACTGAGTATGGCGGGTCTGTATGCGGCCAGCACAACTTACCACTCCATTTATTCTTCGGAGCATGTGATGAAGATATTAAAAAAGCTGGACCATGCCATGATCTTTATCTTGATCGCGGGCTCCTACACCCCGATCTGCACCATCGTACTGGGCGGCAGGATTGGATACGGGCTTCTCACAGCCATCTGGATCATCGCTATCCTGGGAATTATTTTTAAGATGTTCTGGGTGACTTGTCCCAAGTGGGTGTCATCCGTTATGTACATCGCCATGGGCTGGTTTTGTGTCATAGCCATTGCTCCGCTGTTCCACAAGCTGTCTGCCCTGTGCTTCGGCCTCCTTCTTGCCGGTGGCATCATCTACACCGTGGGCGGCATCATCTACGCGCTGAAGCTCTCCTGGTTTGAAAACCACTGGAAAAACTTTGGACTGCACGAGATCTTTCACCTGTTCGTCATGGGCGGCAGCGCATGCCATCTGATCATGATGTTCTTTGTTTAAGAATATTACACTTTTAAGCCGGGCAGTTTCAGTTTCTCTGCCCGGCTCATTTTCTTTATGGCGGCTTCTCTTCTCATGGCCGCCTCTTTTGTATCAAATTCCTCCAAGTACACAAGCTCTGCCGGTGTCCGGCCTCTTGTGTACTTGGCGCCTCTGCCCTCATTGTGGGCTTTCAGACGTTTTTTAATGTCATTGGTCCATCCTGTGTAGAGACTCCCGTCACTGCACTTTAAAACATATGTATAGCACTTCATTGGTATATCCCTTCGTATTTTATTCGAAGAAAAAGCTGCCGAAGCGGCAGCCTTTCTTCTACAGCAGCCAAAGATGTGAAAAGTAAGATACTCGAAAAAGCAAAGTAAAGTAGAAAAAACATTGACTGTTATTTTTGCTTCTTATATAGTATACGATATTTTCAGATCTTTGTTCCACTATTCTAAATAACTGGTTGGATTAATTGTCTTCTTGTCTTTTTCCATCTGCAGGTACACGTTGGCACCTTCCAATGTGAAGCAGTCTGTAGGAGCCGCTACTTTGCCGAGGATCTGGTTCTTTGTAACCGAATCCCCCTCTTTCACAGCCAGGTCTTTCAGCTGTCCATAGAGAGCTGTGTAGCCGTCTCCTAAATCAAGGAGTACAGTCTGTCCAAATTCTTCTGTCTTACGGATTTCTTCGACTTTTGCGCTTTTTGGGGCTTTGACTGCCATTCCCTCTTTTGCCTCGATCATGATTCCTTTATTTACCCGGTACTGGTCCAGGGATTCAAAATAGATTGTGGAATCCACGCTGTAAGGCATTAAAACGTTTCCTGTCAGCGGCCAGGCGAGCTTTGTCTTTCCATCATATGATACCGTATTCTGGCTCATTGTCTCTGTGGTTTTCTCAGTCTCTGCCTCTGTCGCTTCGGTTGTTGTTGCTTCTGTGGTTCCCTCGGTGGCTCCGTTATTGACACCGACAGAATCTTTGTTCAAGTCTACCTGCTGCTTTGCTAAGTCTCTTTTATTTTTAAATTCTATGCTGTAATATGTCATGATCCCGATAAAAAGGGCCAGTCCTACCAGCATCACCGCATAGTATTTCTTTAATGGGGAAGAGACGTCCCGGTTATGTCCTTTCATTTTCATCACCTCAGGGATAGTTTTACCGAATTCTGAGGCTTTATTCACTGATCGGACAATTTTGTGATCTGAATTCCTGTGTAATAATATTTTAATATTTTTTTATAGCTTTTTTGATCCTTCGCAAGCTCGTTTGCCCCGTATTGGGACATTCCCAATCCAAGACCTTTTCCCAGCGCAACCATTCTGAGTTTTCCGTCATACGGCTCCAGATAGAAATTGGTGGAATTCAGCTGAAAACATTTGGCCCAGGCTTCTCCGGACATGACATATTTCCCGATCTGCACCTGCTTCACATATCCGTTTCCTGTTTTTTCTTTGATCCTGATGGACTTTTTGGCCTCCTCCACTGTCAGCTTGATCTTTTTTTCTTTTTCTAACTGAGTCACAACCTGCTTATATGTCACAGGAATCCCTGTCATATACTCCGGAGATTCCACATCCTTTAAGCTGTCTTTTTCCTGGAGATAAGAGATATCTTTCCCAAACCACTCCTTGGCACTGAGCGTGGTCCCCACGCTGATGCCGTGGAAATACGGCTGTATGTACTTGCCCTCACAGGTAATGACTTCTCCGGTCGTCTCACCCACTGCCTGCTTCCTTGACTGGTCTGTGATCTTATATTTTTGCTTTCCCAGCTTTTCCTCCAGATTTTTGTCTTCCTCATATCTATATGGCAGTGAATCCTGGCTGACATCTTTTCTGCCGTCCATTCTCCGCATGATATCTGTTCTCAGGATCACGGCCTGGGCTTTTAGAGTTTCCTTTTCATTATCCATAGAGATCTGTGTGGGCAGGACACCCAGCAGATATGTCTCCAAATCCATGGCTTTCCCGTTCACCGTCACTGTATAGCCGCTGCTGTGGGTCTGAAAATCCACAGGTTTTGTTTCTTCTTTTCCTGAAAGCACCACTGTCAGCAGATATGGGACACTGCAGAACAGAAACAGCAAAAAGAAAAGGTAGGACAATTTATTTCTCATTAAAATCCTCCTTCCTGTCCGTCTTATTATTTTATTCAAGACAGACAGAAAGTATGACATTTTCACCAGTTCTCCGGCTTGCTGTCTCAGGGACGTAAGATTTTCTAACTTTCAGCAAAACCTCCGAACTGGTGAAAATGGACGTAATGTCTGCTGGAGATGGCTGTTGCAAGACAAAAGGGGCTGCTCCATGAAAGTTATTTACCACTATTGGAGGAGCGCATTTCAAAAGCGCGACGGAAATAGTGGTAAATAACTTTCGATGAGTGGACATAATGTCAACTGGAGACAATGAAAATAAATGAACAAGGGAGACACACAAATGCTGTGTACCTCCCTTTTTTCAGGATGCCGGAACCCTGTTATTATTTTTTGAGCAGTCTCTTTAACCAGCCGGCATCGATCAGATTGACCGTCTCAAATTTTCCTTTATAAAATACAGCCCAGTTATTAAAAACGCAGGGCAGTTCCTTTGCCTTTTGCAGAGTGTCCACTTGGATGAAAGAGACAGGTACGTCATTGGCCTCACAATACTGCTTCACCGTCTTGGCGGTCTGATAAACAAAGGGGCACTGCATGTCATAATAGATAGTCAGTTCTTTGTTTTCAATTACCTGCTTTTTGGCACTCTCTGTAAACTCCGGCACTGTTCCGTCAAAGGAAAGGGCAAGCAGTTCATACCCTTGATCCGTTGAGTCCACAGCCTCAAAACCATACTTCTTCGCAAATGACTGGTCAGAAAGCCAGGCTTTCTGCCGTTTCGCTCCCAGCATACAGACGCCGGATTTCCCCTTCTTCCTGGCATCGTCCAGACAATACTCCATCAGGGCTTTCCCGTATCCTTTTCCTTTATGGCTGCCGGAAGCCCATAAGCAGTAGAGATAATAATAATTGTCTCCAGTTATGGGAACCCAGGCAGTTTCAAGGGGAGCATATTCGATAAAAACCACAGCTTTTTCATTTAATTTGCGGAAAACATGTCCTTCCCCCAGCCGTTCTGACAGCCATTGCCGCTTTGCCTCAACCCCTGGATGGGGTTTCCGGCTGCGGATGATGCAGCATAAATGCTCACTGTCAAGATTCTCCGGGATCAGGTTTACAAAATCGGCGTCCATGTGCATCCTCCCCGCTCATAAAAGGTCTTTGCCGTACACGGCAAGATGTTAAACTTCGTTTTTCTCCACTCCGAGAGTCACTTTTTCTCCGTTGATGTTCCAGTCTTTTGTAAAGCCTGCCACAGCTCCTGACACAATGCCTGTGGCCAGCACATCTCCCATAATCGTATCTTTATTTTTGGAGATCAGGCCGCTTACCTTTTCATTTCCTTCATAGGAGATCGTAATCTTATCCATGACTTCAAAGCCTGCTTCTTTTCTCATAGACTGTACTTTGCTGATGATCTCACGGATGAAACCTTCTTCCAGAAGTTCCTCTGTCAGATTTGTATCCAGCACTACCGTAAATTCATTGTCTGCCTCTGTCACAAAGCCTTCCTGTTTCACCATTTCAATGAGCAGGTCTTCCTCTGCAAGCTCCACAGGCATACCATCCACGGTAAAGTTTAACGCTCCCTTGGAATCCAACTCTGCTTTGGCCTTGTTTCCATCCAGTTCCGTCAGATGCTTGCGGATACCGTTCAGCAGTTTTCCATACTTTGGTCCCACAGTCTTTAACTGAGGTTTAAAGTTATAAGTGGTAAAGTTTGAAACATCCTCAGTAAACTCGATGGTTTTCACGTTCAATTCTTCCCGGATGATTTCCTGATAAAAATCTGGAAGCTCGGCCGGAGCCTTCACGTACATCTGACCAATCGGCTGACGGTTCTTGATGCTGGCACTGTTTCTGCACGCGCGCCCAAGAACAACGATCTTCAGGACAGCGTCCATGTTTTCTTCCAGCTCTTTGTCATACATACTTTCATCCACGGACGGGAAGTCGCACAGATGAATGCTCTCAGGAGCCTGAGCATCTACGCTTTTTACAAGGTTCTGGTAAATCTCTTCTGTCATAAACGGAATCATCGGAGCCGCAGTCTTGCAGACGGTGGTCAGTGCTGTATAGAGTGTCATATAGGCATTGATCTTATCCTGCTCCATTCCTTTTGCCCAGAATCTCTCACGGCAGCGTCTCACATACCAGTTGCTCATCTCATCGACAAATTCCTGGAGAGCCCTTGCGGCTTCCGGGATTCTGTAAGCGCCCAGGTTTTCATCCACGGTCTTCACCAAAGAGTTTAATTTGGATAAGAGCCAGCGGTCCATAACCGGAAGCTTGTCATAATCCAAGCTGTATTTTGTCGGGTCAAACTGGTCGATCTCCGCATATAAAACGTAGAATGCATAGGTGTTCCACAGAGTTCCCATAAACTTTCTCTGGCCTTCTGTCACAGCTTTGGAGTGGAATCTGTTCGGAAGCCACGGTGCACTGTTTGTGTAGAAGTACCAGCGGATGGCGTCCGCGCCGTGTTCCTTTAAAGCTTCCATAGGATCAACTGCATTGCCTTTGGACTTGGACATCTTCTGTCCATTCTCATCCTGGACATGGCCCAGCACGATGACATTTTTATAAGGAGCTTTGTCAAACAGCAGGGTTGAGATTGCCAGGAGAGAATAGAACCATCCTCTTGTCTGATCCACCGCCTCTGAGATAAAGTCCGCAGGGAAGTTCTCCTCAAAGACATCTTTGTTCTCAAATGGATAGTGCCACTGCGCAAACGGCATAGATCCTGAATCAAACCAGCAGTCGATGACTTCTTCCACCCGGTGCATTTCTTTTCCGCACTCTGGACACTTGACAGTCACGTCATCAATATACGGGCGGTGGAGTTCAATGTCATCCGGACAATTGTCAGACATACTCTTTAATTCTTCAATAGAACCGATGGCATGCTGGTGTCCGCACTCACACTCCCAGACATTTAATGGTGTTCCCCAGTAACGGTTTCTGGAAATACCCCAGTCTTGGACGTTTTCCAGCCAATCTCCGAAACGTCCTTTTCCAATGTTCTCCGGAATCCAGTTGACGGTATTGTTGTTTTTGATCAGCTGGTCTTTCACATCCGTCATCTTGATGAACCAGGATTCTCTTGCGTAGTAAATCAGCGGAGTATCACATCTCCAGCAGTGAGGGTAACTGTGCTCAAAATCAAGAGCGGCAAATAAAAGCCCTCTCTCTTCCAGATCCTTAAGGATCAGTTTATCTGCATCTTTGCAGAAGGTACCGGCCCAAGGAGTTTCTTTTGTCATCTCACCTTTTTCGTCCACAAGCTGTACAAACGGCAGTCCGTATTTTCTTCCCACCTGGGCATCGTCCTCACCAAACGCAGGGGCAATGTGCACCACTCCGGTACCGTCGGTCAGTGTTACATAGGTGTCGCAGGTCACATAATATGCTTTTTCTTTTGGTGTGACGAACGGGAACAACGGCTCATATTCCTTGTGTTCCAGATCAGTCCCTTTGTATGTCTCTAATACCTTATATTCTCCTTCGAGAACAGTGTCGCACAATGCTTCTGCGAGATAATAAGTGTATCCGTCATTTTCTACTTTTACATAGGTTTCATTTGGATTCACACAGAGAGCCACGTTAGAGGGAAGGGTCCATGGTGTTGTTGTCCATGCCAGGATGTAGGCCTCTTCCTCTTTTACTTTGAATCTTGCGATGGCTGACTTCTCTTTGACATCTTTGTATCCCTGTGCTACTTCATGGGAGGAAAGCGGAGTTCCGCAGCGTGGGCAGTAAGGCACGATTTTATATCCTTTATAAAGAAGCCCTTTGTCCCAGATCTGTTTTAACGCCCACCAGACAGACTCAATATAGTCGTTGTGGTAAGTGACATATGGGTCGTCCATGTCTGCCCAGAAGCCTACCACACCTGAGAAATCTTCCCACATACCCTTATACTTCCAGACACTTTCCTTACATTCTTTGATAAACGGAGCCAGACCGTATTCCTCAATCTGTTCTTTTCCGTCCAGCCCAAGCTTTTTCTCCACTTCCAGCTCTACCGGCAGACCATGGGTATCCCATCCGGCTTTCCGGATGATCTTATGCCCCTTCATTGTCTGGTAGCGGGGGATCATATCCTTAATAACACGTGTCAGAACATGTCCGATATGAGGCTTTCCGTTGGCCGTGGGAGGTCCGTCATAAAAGGTGTAGGTGTCGTCCCCTTTTCTTTCTTCTATACTCTTTTCAAAGATCTTGTGTTCTTTCCAGAACTCTACTGTCTGTTTTTCGCGGTCAACAAAATTCAAGTCGGAAGATACTTTTTTGTACATCGCTTATTTCTCCTTTTATTATTGATGATTTCCTTACGCATTTGTGTGCATAACGCCCGTAGGACTTTTTTATTCCATAAGGAGAACTTTCCTATGGAACAAGAAAGAATCCCGCAAGCGGGATTCTCCGCCTGCGGCGGGTCGCATTGGCGACATAAATCCTTACCGCCGCAGTGCGATCCTCGCGGAGCGTTTTTTATTCCATAGGGATAACTTCCCTATGGAATAAAAAAAAGTGCTGTCCTAAAATAGGACAACACTTGTTGATTCTATACCACCTATTTCACATACTATCATATGTTATCCTGATAACGGAGGATGCCGGCACAGCTTACTTTGTTCAGCTTGCAACTCAAGAGTGATATTCCTTATGTGCTACTTGCATCAGGCTCCCACCGTCCCTGACTCGCTCTCTGCTTTTACAGCATAAGTACTGTCTCTGTCAACGTTTTATTTTAAAAATTTTTGTTTGTGTTTATTTTAGTATAGGTTTTTTTAAATGTCAACTACCTTCCGGATTTTCCTCTTTATCCGCGCAGGTCTGCCATTGAGACAACAGATCCCTAAGGTCCTCACTCTTAAAATCACAGGGCAGGCATTTCCCGCTGTCATAAAAAGAACATCCAGCTTCCACGGTCTCCCGGATTTTCCCCATACTGTTCTTCCCGTTTCCAACGATCAGATGGTCTTTTGCGTCTTCAGATAAAAATGGGAATGTCTGTATTAAAAAATCCGGAAGTTCTTCCCTCAGGAATCTCGTGAAGTTTTTTTCATTTGGTATCGGAGTAAAAAAACTTTCCGCCACCTGCGGCATGACAACTGCCAGATTCTGCTCCCCGGCGGTCTGCTCAATATCTGTACGCCTGATCCAGAAAGAGGCATCTTGTCCCTGGCCATGCAGCAGAAGACAAAGCCTTATCTTGTCCTCACCGATTTGTCCATATTCAGGAAAGATCATATCTATCCCGGTATCTTTGCCCATGGCTTTTGAATAAAAATCGCAGAGTATGAATGCCAAACTCATCCCTCCTAACAAAGTATATACTCTTTTTTAAATGAAAACCACCGCACCGCACGCCGGAGAGCCTCCTCCCAAAACACCCAGTCATGGCCTCCGCTCCATTGCTCAAATACAGCCCTGGCTCCCATTTCCTTTAACTTATCCCGAAAGATCAGGTTAAATCCATAAAGAAAATCTTCCGTACCGCAACACTGATATATTTCTGGAAGGATTTCAATATTCCCTCTATGCTGTTCTAATAGATAATATATATCTGCAGGACTTCCCTTTACCCGATCCAGGTTTCCGAAGATAGATGTATAAAAGGTTTCATCCATTTCATAATCACCGAGAAACTCTTTTCGTTCTTTTGTGTCGGACAAAACAACCTTGATCTCCCTCACCATATCAAGGCTCCCAGAAAAGGACGCTGCTTTTGCAAAATTCTCCGGTTTGAGCAGCGCCAGCTTCATTGCCCCGTATCCACCCATGGACAGCCCCGCCGCAAATGTATCTTCTCTTTTTTCAGACACGTTAAAATAGGTTTTCACCACTTCCGGCAGTTCCTGGCTTAAATAGGTCCAGTAATGTTCTCCACAGACCGTGTCTGTATAGTAACTGAGACCTCCGTCTGGCATAATGACCAGGACCTTGCATCCGGAGAAGATCCTTTCAATCGGAACCCTGCGGATCCACTTGGTCTCATCATCTCCTCCCCCGTGAAGCAGATAGAGCACCTGTAGCTTTCCCCTGACTGTTTCTTTTGGCAAAGCTGCAAAAAACCGTGTACTGCGTTTCAGTGCTCTGGAATAAAAATTACAGCTGATCAAACTGATACTACCGCCCCCTCTTCTTTCTTATAAGACTTTCACTAAGGATCCTACAACACATATGAGGATGATAAGAATAACAATCTTCGGCGCAGACATCTTTCTGCCCTTCAGTCCGTAATATGCCAGGAATATCACAAGAAGAGGCAGTATACCCGGTGCGATAGAATCTAAAGTCTCCTGTAGATTAAAAGATTTGGTCTTTGCTACAGTGGACAGACTGACTAATCCTGCTGACAGTGCACCCATCATAAACATACCGATCATATTTGCACCGTTTATCACATCCTTTAAGGTGCCTGAGGACATAATATTTTTGACAGAGGATCGTCCCATCTTATAACCAAGTCTGTGAAAAATAAGGCCCTCCACATACATTGCTGTGCCTAACAGAAACATGATGATCGGAGCAGCCAGACTTCCTTTTACCGCGAAGCTGCAGCAGAACGCACTTACCAAAGTAAAAATTGTAGCCAGATCCACGGTATCTCCGATTCCAGCTACCGGTCCCATCAGTCCGGTCTTATAACTGGTGATCATCTCTCCCGGCATCTCCTTATGCTTTGCCCTCTCCTCCTCCATGGCAATAGCGCTGCCAAAGATCATGCTTCCCCAAGTGGCCTCCGTGTTAAAAAAAGCAAGATGCCTTTTTAATGCTTCTGAGAGTTCTTCTTTTTTTGGATACAATTTTTCTAAAACAGGAATCATGCTGGCCCCATACGCAAGTCCCTGCATTCTCTCGTAATTGGCGCTGATCTCCGCTGTCAGCCACCAGCGGAAGTATGCCTTGTCAATGTCTTTTTTTGTAAGAACAGAATCTTCCCTGCTTTCTACTTCCACTGCTTCTTTTATATTTATTTTCTCACTCATCAGCTATCTCCTCCTTTACTTCCCGCTTCATCACGATCATTGTGACAGCGATGCAGACCGCAAACACTCCCGCAACCAGCGTATTGATATTTGAGATTTTCACAAGATAGAATCCGATCAGGAACAGCGGAATATATTTTGCTTTTCCAATCATGTAGATGATCATTGCAAATCCGACAGCAGGCAGCACTCCTCCCGCAACTTCCAGTCCATGCATCAGCCACTCAGGTATGGCATTTAAGACAGGCTTCACTACATCCGCTCCAAAGATGTTTACGAGAAAAACTGGGAGAAAAAATAGCAGGGAACTTAAAAGGAACGGCCAGATACTGGCACAGCGCCAGACCCCTTTTGTATTTCCCTCTTCCGCATATTTGTCTGCCTTTACAACAAACATGCAGTTGACAATCTTTTTTAAGTTATAAAGGAAAGCCCCTAACAGCCCCACCGGCACTGCCAGCGAAATAGCCACTTCCGGTGCCATTCCTGTCTTTAATGCTATGGGAATCACACACGCTGCGGCAATCCCTTCATCAGCCGGAAGCTGCCCGCCCGGAGCAAATACCCCCAGGTAGATCAGTTTAATGCTTCCAGCAAGGATAATACCAGTTGCCACATCCCCGTAGATCAAACCTGCCACAAGTCCCATAGTAAACGGTGTACCCACTGAGATCCAAAAGGTATATCCCAGATACCCGTTGGCAATCCAGTATAGTAAAC
Coding sequences within:
- a CDS encoding GNAT family N-acetyltransferase — encoded protein: MDADFVNLIPENLDSEHLCCIIRSRKPHPGVEAKRQWLSERLGEGHVFRKLNEKAVVFIEYAPLETAWVPITGDNYYYLYCLWASGSHKGKGYGKALMEYCLDDARKKGKSGVCMLGAKRQKAWLSDQSFAKKYGFEAVDSTDQGYELLALSFDGTVPEFTESAKKQVIENKELTIYYDMQCPFVYQTAKTVKQYCEANDVPVSFIQVDTLQKAKELPCVFNNWAVFYKGKFETVNLIDAGWLKRLLKK
- the trhA gene encoding PAQR family membrane homeostasis protein TrhA, whose product is MKFRLKDPGSAITHFIGMVLSIVAGIPLIINSIPTHNTVRIASLTIFVLSMAGLYAASTTYHSIYSSEHVMKILKKLDHAMIFILIAGSYTPICTIVLGGRIGYGLLTAIWIIAILGIIFKMFWVTCPKWVSSVMYIAMGWFCVIAIAPLFHKLSALCFGLLLAGGIIYTVGGIIYALKLSWFENHWKNFGLHEIFHLFVMGGSACHLIMMFFV
- a CDS encoding alpha/beta hydrolase, with product MISCNFYSRALKRSTRFFAALPKETVRGKLQVLYLLHGGGDDETKWIRRVPIERIFSGCKVLVIMPDGGLSYYTDTVCGEHYWTYLSQELPEVVKTYFNVSEKREDTFAAGLSMGGYGAMKLALLKPENFAKAASFSGSLDMVREIKVVLSDTKERKEFLGDYEMDETFYTSIFGNLDRVKGSPADIYYLLEQHRGNIEILPEIYQCCGTEDFLYGFNLIFRDKLKEMGARAVFEQWSGGHDWVFWEEALRRAVRWFSFKKEYILC
- a CDS encoding SpoIID/LytB domain-containing protein encodes the protein MRNKLSYLFFLLFLFCSVPYLLTVVLSGKEETKPVDFQTHSSGYTVTVNGKAMDLETYLLGVLPTQISMDNEKETLKAQAVILRTDIMRRMDGRKDVSQDSLPYRYEEDKNLEEKLGKQKYKITDQSRKQAVGETTGEVITCEGKYIQPYFHGISVGTTLSAKEWFGKDISYLQEKDSLKDVESPEYMTGIPVTYKQVVTQLEKEKKIKLTVEEAKKSIRIKEKTGNGYVKQVQIGKYVMSGEAWAKCFQLNSTNFYLEPYDGKLRMVALGKGLGLGMSQYGANELAKDQKSYKKILKYYYTGIQITKLSDQ
- a CDS encoding alpha/beta hydrolase family protein, which codes for MAFILCDFYSKAMGKDTGIDMIFPEYGQIGEDKIRLCLLLHGQGQDASFWIRRTDIEQTAGEQNLAVVMPQVAESFFTPIPNEKNFTRFLREELPDFLIQTFPFLSEDAKDHLIVGNGKNSMGKIRETVEAGCSFYDSGKCLPCDFKSEDLRDLLSQWQTCADKEENPEGS
- a CDS encoding PTS sugar transporter subunit IIC, with the protein product MDVQTIAMAVAMGLLYWIANGYLGYTFWISVGTPFTMGLVAGLIYGDVATGIILAGSIKLIYLGVFAPGGQLPADEGIAAACVIPIALKTGMAPEVAISLAVPVGLLGAFLYNLKKIVNCMFVVKADKYAEEGNTKGVWRCASIWPFLLSSLLFFLPVFLVNIFGADVVKPVLNAIPEWLMHGLEVAGGVLPAVGFAMIIYMIGKAKYIPLFLIGFYLVKISNINTLVAGVFAVCIAVTMIVMKREVKEEIADE
- a CDS encoding PTS system mannose/fructose/sorbose family transporter subunit IID; translation: MSEKINIKEAVEVESREDSVLTKKDIDKAYFRWWLTAEISANYERMQGLAYGASMIPVLEKLYPKKEELSEALKRHLAFFNTEATWGSMIFGSAIAMEEERAKHKEMPGEMITSYKTGLMGPVAGIGDTVDLATIFTLVSAFCCSFAVKGSLAAPIIMFLLGTAMYVEGLIFHRLGYKMGRSSVKNIMSSGTLKDVINGANMIGMFMMGALSAGLVSLSTVAKTKSFNLQETLDSIAPGILPLLVIFLAYYGLKGRKMSAPKIVILIILICVVGSLVKVL
- a CDS encoding DUF134 domain-containing protein; translation: MPRPRKCRRVCAMPENQGLEPLGGRENCCGSRIVMSIDEYEAIRLIDWEKLTQEQCAVQMGIARTTVTGIYECARTKLADALVHGKVLKIQGGDYTLCSENKKECSRHCCKKEKEK
- a CDS encoding M23 family metallopeptidase; protein product: MKGHNRDVSSPLKKYYAVMLVGLALFIGIMTYYSIEFKNKRDLAKQQVDLNKDSVGVNNGATEGTTEATTTEATEAETEKTTETMSQNTVSYDGKTKLAWPLTGNVLMPYSVDSTIYFESLDQYRVNKGIMIEAKEGMAVKAPKSAKVEEIRKTEEFGQTVLLDLGDGYTALYGQLKDLAVKEGDSVTKNQILGKVAAPTDCFTLEGANVYLQMEKDKKTINPTSYLE
- a CDS encoding NifB/NifX family molybdenum-iron cluster-binding protein — its product is MKVAVTYENGDIFQHFGHTEQFKIYETADGTVKNSEIVSTNGSGHGALSGFLKEHGADTLICGGIGGGAQEALKEAGITFYGGVSGDADQAVEDLLKGCLAYDENVMCSHHGEEHQHGSCGEHGCGRH
- a CDS encoding GIY-YIG nuclease family protein, with amino-acid sequence MKCYTYVLKCSDGSLYTGWTNDIKKRLKAHNEGRGAKYTRGRTPAELVYLEEFDTKEAAMRREAAIKKMSRAEKLKLPGLKV
- the ileS gene encoding isoleucine--tRNA ligase, translating into MYKKVSSDLNFVDREKQTVEFWKEHKIFEKSIEERKGDDTYTFYDGPPTANGKPHIGHVLTRVIKDMIPRYQTMKGHKIIRKAGWDTHGLPVELEVEKKLGLDGKEQIEEYGLAPFIKECKESVWKYKGMWEDFSGVVGFWADMDDPYVTYHNDYIESVWWALKQIWDKGLLYKGYKIVPYCPRCGTPLSSHEVAQGYKDVKEKSAIARFKVKEEEAYILAWTTTPWTLPSNVALCVNPNETYVKVENDGYTYYLAEALCDTVLEGEYKVLETYKGTDLEHKEYEPLFPFVTPKEKAYYVTCDTYVTLTDGTGVVHIAPAFGEDDAQVGRKYGLPFVQLVDEKGEMTKETPWAGTFCKDADKLILKDLEERGLLFAALDFEHSYPHCWRCDTPLIYYARESWFIKMTDVKDQLIKNNNTVNWIPENIGKGRFGDWLENVQDWGISRNRYWGTPLNVWECECGHQHAIGSIEELKSMSDNCPDDIELHRPYIDDVTVKCPECGKEMHRVEEVIDCWFDSGSMPFAQWHYPFENKDVFEENFPADFISEAVDQTRGWFYSLLAISTLLFDKAPYKNVIVLGHVQDENGQKMSKSKGNAVDPMEALKEHGADAIRWYFYTNSAPWLPNRFHSKAVTEGQRKFMGTLWNTYAFYVLYAEIDQFDPTKYSLDYDKLPVMDRWLLSKLNSLVKTVDENLGAYRIPEAARALQEFVDEMSNWYVRRCRERFWAKGMEQDKINAYMTLYTALTTVCKTAAPMIPFMTEEIYQNLVKSVDAQAPESIHLCDFPSVDESMYDKELEENMDAVLKIVVLGRACRNSASIKNRQPIGQMYVKAPAELPDFYQEIIREELNVKTIEFTEDVSNFTTYNFKPQLKTVGPKYGKLLNGIRKHLTELDGNKAKAELDSKGALNFTVDGMPVELAEEDLLIEMVKQEGFVTEADNEFTVVLDTNLTEELLEEGFIREIISKVQSMRKEAGFEVMDKITISYEGNEKVSGLISKNKDTIMGDVLATGIVSGAVAGFTKDWNINGEKVTLGVEKNEV